One genomic region from Kineobactrum salinum encodes:
- a CDS encoding YhdP family protein: MLWRAIVGLIVLLAVYVSCGRLLVSVVGDYQAAILRELNARTPFHLEATRLSAQWSGFSPELVLADLQLHFSEPDTEPLSLQEGRVTLDVWRSLANRSLRVSHLRLQGLALDGELSSDGRLQLRGFGQQGTDAREWLQALLLDVHGITLAANTLELQLPSGERQALQLDLTLSRDGSRRQLRARLLSGQDSQITVLADGLGNPFTGTDYTGEFYVHASLPDLGQLSQLRSLVEFPVPVTVSGSAELEAWLSWAGGSPTVRARFAGGDLRLQGGGWELPLEAVTGAASLQRTGQRWSLYASDLQVHSAAGLLRLPRLQLDLRGDSLRLRTRDLPVSAASEVLLLSGALPPELAEVVTTLAPHGALEALELHLEDLTAPARAWELAASFAGLAVESWRRAPGVQGASGHLQLRPGSGRVLLDSRQLMLDFPAIYREALTYRDVFGSIDLHWDNAGLALHSGLLTATGEEGTARALLGLQIPFADTGAGIEMDLLVGLRDADATYRTRYLPYILDQNLLAWLRDGLGQGHVERGAFLWRGSLKPQAPELRTVQLFFEVRDGQLSYHPDWPELSALDGSVFIDDTNVSVWARQGQLYGAQISHLSAEAWKDAEGSMRLAVAAELAGDAASGLRLVNESPLGLPLDGALSGWEAKGSLQASLDLELALTKHSRPPQVAVRTTLTDATLAIRPGDLALEQVGGIVYFDSDSGFRAEGLAARLWDAPVALSLQQQAPAAGDRSDGLLPGPLTLAFDTTVRVEALQQWLSLSQPLPARGETGVSGSLDFAPGTPPQLNLETQLTGVELALPEPWGKAAPTAQPLQLAVRFNESPLRLQLNAEGLGKAWVDLADGQLQSVSLGLQDEPRQAQRGELRVGGHAALIDVDAWHRLLLEQAIEAPAGDGLQVVVDELLVDSLRVWGQDWTDVMVAVRQQPDHWQLNLETSWLQGEARLASDGASGSLALSFLDLAGLGSGGSGSGWDIGRASELPRLAVTIEELYRAGARLGTLSFVLAPADRALQAQAITGELAGLKLSPENPGYLQWSGQGTELQATLHFDDLGETLAQLGYERILETDSGNFDLNLRWPGSPRGFSLAASHGSLRVAVDEGRFLTASAGASGTLRVVSILNLADIVQRLSLNHMFESGIPFDRLAGELFFHGGEIEVPLMEVEGAATGFAFSGLSEVEQRSLNGELVATLPVARNLPWVTALTAGLPAAAGVFVVSKLFEKQMSQLSSAVYSITGSWDEPQISFDRVFDTDSRPMRNRDATRDEPAAGSGSEAQPSSPSAGNDGEAASSSSRK, encoded by the coding sequence GTGCTGTGGCGCGCGATCGTCGGGCTGATTGTGTTGCTGGCGGTATATGTCAGTTGCGGCCGGCTGCTGGTCTCGGTGGTGGGCGACTATCAGGCTGCCATCCTTCGCGAACTCAATGCCCGCACACCTTTCCATCTGGAGGCCACTCGCCTCAGTGCGCAATGGTCCGGCTTCAGTCCCGAACTGGTGCTGGCAGACCTGCAGTTGCATTTTTCCGAGCCGGACACCGAGCCACTGTCGTTGCAGGAGGGCAGAGTGACGCTGGATGTCTGGCGCAGTCTGGCCAACCGCTCTCTGCGGGTCAGCCATTTGCGGCTGCAGGGGCTGGCACTGGACGGCGAGCTCAGCAGTGATGGACGCTTGCAATTGCGTGGCTTCGGCCAGCAGGGCACTGATGCACGTGAGTGGTTACAAGCGCTGCTGCTGGATGTGCACGGAATTACGCTGGCGGCCAATACTCTGGAGCTGCAATTGCCCTCGGGCGAGCGGCAGGCGCTACAGCTGGACCTGACACTGTCGCGCGACGGCAGTCGCCGGCAGTTGCGGGCCCGGCTGTTGTCCGGCCAGGACAGCCAGATCACTGTCCTGGCCGATGGTCTGGGCAATCCGTTTACCGGTACCGATTACACTGGCGAGTTCTATGTCCACGCTTCCCTGCCGGATCTGGGCCAGTTGTCGCAACTGCGATCCCTGGTGGAGTTTCCGGTTCCGGTCACTGTCAGCGGCAGCGCGGAACTGGAAGCCTGGCTGAGTTGGGCGGGTGGAAGCCCGACGGTGCGGGCGCGCTTCGCAGGCGGGGATTTGCGGCTGCAGGGCGGTGGCTGGGAGCTGCCGCTGGAGGCTGTCACCGGGGCGGCCAGCCTGCAGCGCACTGGGCAGCGCTGGAGTCTGTACGCATCCGATCTGCAGGTCCACAGTGCCGCCGGCCTGTTGCGCTTGCCACGGCTGCAGCTCGACCTGAGGGGCGATTCGCTGCGCCTGCGTACGCGCGACCTGCCGGTGAGCGCTGCGAGCGAGGTCTTGCTGCTGTCCGGCGCACTGCCGCCCGAACTGGCTGAGGTGGTCACCACGCTCGCTCCTCACGGCGCGCTGGAAGCACTGGAGCTCCACCTGGAGGACCTCACCGCGCCGGCCCGGGCCTGGGAGCTGGCAGCCAGTTTCGCCGGTCTGGCGGTAGAATCCTGGCGGCGAGCGCCGGGCGTACAGGGTGCCAGTGGTCACTTGCAACTGAGGCCCGGCAGCGGCCGGGTGCTGCTGGACAGCCGCCAGTTGATGCTGGATTTTCCTGCTATTTACCGCGAGGCACTGACCTATCGGGATGTATTTGGCAGCATCGACCTGCACTGGGACAATGCCGGGCTGGCGCTGCACAGCGGTTTGCTGACGGCCACGGGCGAGGAGGGCACCGCGCGGGCGCTGCTGGGGTTGCAGATTCCCTTCGCCGACACCGGGGCCGGGATTGAAATGGACTTGCTGGTGGGACTGCGCGATGCGGACGCCACTTACCGGACACGCTATCTGCCCTATATTCTCGACCAGAACCTGCTGGCCTGGCTGCGCGATGGCCTGGGCCAGGGCCATGTCGAGCGCGGCGCATTCCTCTGGCGCGGCAGCCTGAAACCGCAGGCCCCTGAGTTGCGCACGGTACAACTTTTCTTCGAGGTACGCGACGGCCAGCTGAGCTACCATCCGGATTGGCCCGAGCTGTCCGCGCTGGACGGCAGCGTGTTTATTGACGATACCAATGTCAGCGTCTGGGCCCGCCAGGGGCAGCTCTACGGTGCGCAGATCAGCCATTTATCCGCGGAGGCCTGGAAGGACGCCGAGGGGAGCATGCGCTTGGCGGTGGCGGCTGAACTGGCCGGCGATGCCGCCAGCGGCCTGCGGCTGGTAAACGAGTCGCCCCTGGGACTGCCGCTCGATGGCGCCCTGTCCGGCTGGGAGGCGAAGGGCAGCTTGCAGGCCAGCCTGGATCTGGAGCTGGCATTGACGAAACACTCGCGGCCGCCGCAGGTTGCGGTCAGGACGACACTGACGGACGCGACACTGGCCATCCGCCCCGGCGATCTTGCCCTGGAGCAGGTCGGTGGCATCGTGTACTTTGATTCGGACAGCGGTTTCCGTGCCGAGGGGCTCGCCGCACGGCTGTGGGACGCACCGGTGGCGCTGTCCCTGCAACAGCAGGCACCAGCCGCTGGCGACCGCTCGGACGGCCTGCTGCCGGGGCCGTTGACGCTGGCATTTGACACTACGGTGAGGGTCGAGGCGCTGCAGCAATGGCTGTCCCTGTCGCAGCCACTTCCTGCCCGTGGCGAAACCGGCGTCAGTGGCAGTCTGGATTTCGCCCCTGGGACACCACCGCAGCTGAACCTGGAAACGCAGTTGACCGGTGTTGAACTGGCCCTCCCCGAACCCTGGGGCAAGGCGGCCCCAACCGCACAGCCGCTGCAACTGGCAGTGCGATTCAATGAGTCGCCGCTGCGCCTGCAGCTCAATGCCGAGGGCCTGGGCAAGGCCTGGGTGGATCTGGCCGATGGACAGTTGCAGAGTGTATCACTGGGTTTGCAGGATGAACCCCGGCAGGCACAGCGGGGGGAGCTGCGCGTGGGTGGACACGCTGCGCTGATCGATGTCGATGCCTGGCACCGGCTGTTGTTGGAGCAGGCAATCGAAGCGCCGGCCGGCGACGGCTTGCAGGTGGTGGTGGATGAGCTGCTGGTCGACAGCCTCCGTGTCTGGGGCCAGGACTGGACCGACGTCATGGTCGCCGTCAGGCAGCAGCCCGACCACTGGCAACTGAACCTGGAAACCAGCTGGCTGCAGGGCGAGGCCAGGCTGGCAAGCGACGGTGCCAGCGGCTCGCTGGCATTGTCATTTCTGGATCTCGCCGGGCTGGGCAGTGGTGGCAGTGGTTCGGGCTGGGACATCGGGCGTGCCAGTGAATTGCCCCGGCTGGCCGTCACCATTGAGGAACTTTACCGTGCCGGAGCGCGGCTGGGCACACTGTCCTTCGTGCTGGCACCGGCAGATAGAGCCCTGCAGGCGCAGGCTATTACGGGCGAGCTGGCAGGCCTGAAGCTGTCTCCGGAGAATCCCGGCTATCTGCAGTGGAGCGGCCAGGGCACCGAACTGCAGGCGACGTTGCACTTTGATGACCTGGGAGAGACACTGGCGCAACTGGGTTACGAACGCATCCTGGAGACCGATAGCGGCAACTTTGACCTGAACCTGCGCTGGCCGGGCTCGCCGCGCGGCTTCAGCCTGGCCGCCAGCCACGGCTCGTTGCGGGTGGCTGTGGACGAAGGGCGCTTTCTGACTGCTTCCGCGGGGGCTTCCGGTACCCTGCGGGTGGTCAGTATTCTCAATCTCGCCGATATCGTGCAGCGCCTGAGCCTGAACCACATGTTTGAAAGCGGTATCCCGTTCGATCGTCTGGCAGGTGAGCTGTTCTTTCACGGCGGGGAGATCGAGGTCCCGCTGATGGAGGTGGAGGGTGCGGCCACAGGCTTTGCGTTCAGCGGGCTGTCGGAGGTCGAGCAGCGCAGCCTCAATGGCGAACTGGTCGCAACCCTGCCGGTGGCCCGCAACCTGCCCTGGGTGACGGCATTGACCGCGGGCCTGCCGGCTGCTGCCGGCGTGTTTGTGGTCAGCAAACTGTTCGAGAAGCAGATGAGCCAGCTGTCCAGCGCGGTCTACAGCATCACCGGTTCCTGGGATGAGCCGCAGATCAGTTTTGACCGGGTTTTCGACACCGACAGCCGTCCCATGCGCAACCGTGACGCTACCCGGGACGAGCCTGCCGCCGGCAGCGGCAGTGAAGCTCAGCCCTCGTCGCCCTCTGCAGGGAACGACGGCGAGGCGGCCTCTTCGAGCTCGCGCAAATAG
- the mgtE gene encoding magnesium transporter, whose amino-acid sequence MAQGSTTSQARLERLSQALGSGTFADVRRMLNGLPAADVAHLLESSPPKFRHILWQMVEQEDEGDVINELGDELRLHFLSDMNAAEVAQITEHLQDDDLVDILQQLPDRVTREVLDSMDHRDRARLEQVMTYPDDTAGGLMSTDTITIRPPLTFDVVLRYLRRHAEIPPMTDNLIVVNRNDQFIGLLPLNTLLVSDPSSTVRERMITDIPPIPADMPDDEVARLFERNDWVSAPVVDQQGRLLGRITIDDVVDVIREDADHSLTSMAGLAEDLDTFAPVFYTASRRALWLGINLLTAFLAASVINLFQDTIEKVVALAVLMPIVASMGGIAGTQTLTVMVRGMALGHVGKHNESWLINRELAVGLLNGILWAAVVAVAASLWFDDWNIGLIIAAAMIISLLAAALTGATLPLLLKRMKIDPALAGGVVLTVTDVVGFLSFLGLATWFYV is encoded by the coding sequence ATGGCCCAAGGCTCTACCACATCCCAGGCTAGACTCGAACGCCTGTCGCAGGCATTGGGCAGCGGCACCTTTGCCGATGTCAGGCGCATGCTCAATGGCCTGCCCGCCGCCGATGTCGCCCACCTGCTGGAATCCTCGCCACCCAAGTTCCGCCACATTCTGTGGCAAATGGTGGAGCAGGAGGACGAGGGCGATGTGATCAACGAGCTCGGGGATGAGCTACGGCTGCATTTCCTCAGCGACATGAATGCCGCCGAAGTCGCCCAGATCACCGAACACCTGCAGGACGACGACCTGGTCGACATTCTCCAGCAGCTGCCGGATCGGGTAACCCGGGAAGTGCTGGATTCGATGGATCACCGCGACCGGGCACGCCTGGAACAGGTGATGACCTACCCGGACGATACCGCCGGCGGTTTGATGAGCACCGATACCATCACCATCCGTCCGCCGCTGACCTTCGATGTGGTGCTGCGCTACCTGCGGCGGCATGCGGAAATTCCGCCGATGACCGACAATCTGATCGTGGTCAACCGCAACGACCAGTTCATTGGTCTGCTGCCACTCAATACCCTGCTGGTATCAGACCCTTCGTCCACTGTGCGCGAACGGATGATCACCGATATTCCGCCGATCCCGGCCGACATGCCGGACGACGAGGTGGCGCGCCTGTTCGAACGCAACGACTGGGTTTCGGCGCCGGTCGTGGATCAGCAGGGGCGGCTGCTGGGCCGCATCACCATCGACGATGTGGTCGACGTTATCCGCGAGGATGCCGACCATTCGCTCACTTCCATGGCGGGCCTGGCTGAAGATCTGGATACCTTCGCGCCGGTGTTCTATACCGCCTCCCGGAGAGCGCTGTGGCTGGGCATAAACCTGCTGACCGCATTTCTCGCGGCGTCAGTGATCAACCTGTTCCAGGACACCATCGAGAAGGTCGTCGCACTGGCCGTGCTGATGCCCATCGTCGCCTCCATGGGCGGCATCGCCGGTACCCAGACCCTTACGGTAATGGTGCGCGGCATGGCCCTGGGTCATGTCGGCAAGCACAATGAATCCTGGTTGATCAACCGGGAGCTCGCCGTGGGACTGCTCAACGGCATCCTGTGGGCGGCCGTGGTCGCGGTCGCGGCCTCGCTGTGGTTTGACGACTGGAATATCGGGCTTATCATTGCCGCCGCGATGATCATCAGCCTGCTTGCCGCGGCGCTCACCGGCGCCACCCTGCCACTGCTGCTCAAGCGCATGAAGATTGATCCGGCGCTCGCTGGCGGCGTAGTGCTGACCGTGACCGATGTGGTTGGCTTTCTCTCCTTCCTCGGCCTGGCGACCTGGTTCTATGTCTGA
- the rapZ gene encoding RNase adapter RapZ codes for MHLVIISGRSGSGKSTALHQLEDEGYYCIDNLPVALLPALVAEAAHAGFGHFRGVAVCIDARNAWRNLEDFNVILKALPDTVDSEILYLDAQDPVLIKRFSETRRKHPLSGENMPLAEAIERERELLEPITVAADLVLDTSQMTIYELRDAIRQRLVGDSSGSMSILFQSFGFKRGVPTDADLVFDVRMLPNPHWIKELRLLSGLDPAVRHFLEEQPQTAELFASIRQYLDQWLPQYRASNRSYMTVAIGCTGGQHRSVYLAAQLHQHYQQQYPQVHVRHRELQ; via the coding sequence ATGCACCTGGTAATCATCTCGGGGCGCTCCGGCTCAGGCAAGAGTACCGCCCTGCACCAACTGGAAGACGAAGGCTACTATTGCATCGACAATCTGCCGGTGGCCTTGCTGCCCGCGCTGGTGGCCGAAGCCGCACACGCCGGCTTTGGCCATTTCCGGGGCGTTGCCGTGTGCATCGATGCCCGCAACGCCTGGCGTAATCTGGAAGATTTCAATGTCATCCTGAAGGCATTGCCGGACACCGTGGACAGCGAAATCCTTTACCTGGATGCCCAGGACCCGGTATTGATCAAGCGCTTCAGTGAAACCCGGCGCAAGCATCCACTCAGTGGTGAAAACATGCCGCTGGCGGAAGCCATTGAACGCGAACGGGAGTTGCTGGAACCCATCACGGTGGCCGCCGACCTGGTGCTGGACACCAGCCAGATGACGATCTACGAGCTGCGCGACGCGATCAGGCAGCGGCTGGTCGGCGACAGCTCGGGCAGCATGTCCATCCTGTTCCAGTCTTTTGGTTTCAAGCGTGGTGTACCCACCGATGCAGACCTGGTCTTCGATGTCAGGATGCTCCCCAATCCTCACTGGATCAAGGAACTGCGTCTGCTCAGCGGACTGGACCCGGCGGTGCGCCATTTCCTGGAGGAACAGCCCCAGACCGCCGAACTGTTCGCCAGCATCCGTCAGTATCTCGACCAGTGGCTGCCCCAGTACCGGGCCAGCAACCGCAGTTACATGACTGTAGCGATAGGTTGTACTGGAGGACAACACCGTTCAGTATATCTCGCAGCCCAGCTGCACCAGCACTATCAGCAACAGTACCCGCAAGTTCACGTACGGCACAGGGAACTGCAATAG
- the yjgA gene encoding ribosome biogenesis factor YjgA, whose amino-acid sequence MSDHDSPSGDFDPAAGPSKSELKRRMTALQELGATLTRLSDKQLRRIPIADPRLLEAIAETRRINSNSARRRHLQFIGKLMRDIDPEPIQTALAELDRERESAAHRFQDLETVRDELLEQGLAGIDTIMLRWPGADRQHLRQLLLQSQRDQQRNKPPAARRKLFRYLRELEEAASPSFPAEGDEG is encoded by the coding sequence ATGTCTGATCACGATTCCCCCAGCGGCGACTTCGATCCCGCTGCAGGCCCCAGCAAAAGCGAGCTGAAACGCCGGATGACTGCCCTGCAGGAACTGGGCGCCACGCTGACCCGGCTCAGCGACAAGCAGCTGCGCCGCATACCGATAGCGGATCCCCGCTTGCTGGAGGCGATAGCGGAAACCCGGCGCATCAATTCCAACAGCGCACGGCGCAGGCATCTGCAGTTTATCGGCAAGCTCATGCGGGACATTGACCCGGAGCCGATCCAGACGGCGCTGGCGGAGCTCGACCGCGAGCGCGAGAGCGCGGCCCACCGCTTCCAGGACCTGGAAACAGTACGCGATGAACTGTTGGAACAGGGGCTGGCGGGTATCGATACCATCATGCTGCGCTGGCCCGGAGCCGACCGCCAGCACCTGCGCCAACTGCTGCTCCAGAGCCAGCGGGACCAGCAGCGCAACAAACCGCCCGCGGCCCGGCGCAAACTGTTCCGCTATTTGCGCGAGCTCGAAGAGGCCGCCTCGCCGTCGTTCCCTGCAGAGGGCGACGAGGGCTGA
- the lptB gene encoding LPS export ABC transporter ATP-binding protein, whose amino-acid sequence MARLQANNLAKSYRGRKVVVDVSLELSSGQVVGLLGPNGAGKTTCFYMIVGIIAAEQGSIVLNGTDITAMPMHERARRGIGYLPQEASIFRKLSVQDNLLAILETRPDLNAHERQTHCDRLLEEFHLTHLRASLGQSLSGGERRRVEIARALSTEPDFILLDEPFAGVDPISVSDIKDIINHLRHRGIGVLITDHNVRETLDICEKAFIVGEGHIIAEGNAEEILANARVRKVYLGDNFHL is encoded by the coding sequence GTGGCACGACTCCAAGCGAATAATCTGGCCAAATCCTACCGCGGCCGCAAGGTCGTGGTCGATGTCTCGCTGGAACTGAGCAGCGGCCAGGTGGTCGGGCTGCTGGGCCCCAACGGCGCCGGCAAGACCACCTGCTTTTACATGATCGTCGGCATCATCGCGGCCGAACAGGGCTCGATCGTGCTCAACGGCACCGACATCACTGCCATGCCGATGCATGAACGCGCCCGCCGGGGCATAGGCTACCTGCCCCAGGAAGCCTCCATCTTCCGCAAACTCAGCGTCCAGGACAACCTGCTGGCGATACTCGAGACCCGGCCGGACCTGAATGCCCACGAGCGCCAGACTCACTGTGACCGGTTGCTGGAAGAATTTCACCTCACCCACCTGCGGGCCAGCCTCGGCCAGTCGCTGTCGGGCGGCGAAAGACGCCGGGTCGAGATCGCCCGGGCACTGTCGACGGAGCCCGATTTCATCCTGCTGGACGAACCTTTCGCCGGGGTCGACCCGATTTCGGTCAGCGATATCAAGGACATCATCAACCATCTGCGGCATCGCGGCATCGGTGTGCTGATCACCGACCACAACGTCCGGGAAACGCTGGACATCTGTGAAAAAGCGTTTATCGTCGGGGAAGGTCACATCATCGCCGAGGGCAATGCCGAAGAGATCCTGGCCAATGCCCGGGTCCGCAAGGTCTACCTGGGCGACAATTTCCACCTCTGA
- the hpf gene encoding ribosome hibernation-promoting factor, HPF/YfiA family, protein MQLNVSGHHVDVTNPLREYVQSKFERLQRHFDQITNTEVTLVVEKLVQKAEATIHISGADIFAAAESEDMYAAIDALADKLDRQLIKHKEKARGH, encoded by the coding sequence ATGCAATTGAATGTCAGCGGTCACCATGTCGACGTTACCAATCCATTGCGCGAATACGTCCAGTCCAAATTTGAACGTCTGCAACGGCATTTCGATCAGATTACCAATACCGAAGTGACACTCGTCGTGGAAAAGCTCGTTCAGAAAGCCGAAGCCACGATTCACATTTCCGGTGCCGACATCTTTGCCGCCGCTGAATCCGAAGACATGTACGCAGCCATAGACGCGCTGGCCGACAAGCTCGACCGCCAGCTGATCAAACACAAGGAAAAGGCCAGAGGTCACTAA
- a CDS encoding HPr family phosphocarrier protein: protein MIQTQVTIINKLGLHARAAAKFVGCAAGFSSSIKAGRNGQLVDGKSIMAMMMLAAGQGTVLDLHIDGDDETAALEALQALIDNYFDEGE from the coding sequence GTGATCCAGACTCAGGTAACAATCATAAACAAGCTTGGTCTGCATGCTCGCGCTGCCGCCAAGTTCGTGGGTTGCGCAGCCGGCTTTTCGAGCAGCATCAAGGCTGGCAGGAATGGCCAGCTGGTCGACGGCAAAAGTATCATGGCCATGATGATGCTGGCGGCCGGCCAGGGCACGGTGCTGGACCTGCATATCGATGGTGATGACGAGACCGCCGCGCTCGAAGCCCTGCAGGCACTGATCGACAACTATTTCGATGAAGGCGAATAG
- the lptC gene encoding LPS export ABC transporter periplasmic protein LptC has product MISRKLQALTAITVTLVAGYYWGATGDLNPDRRLLATQEELVQSYLVHSRSWSYAEDGTLSEVMEADRVEHFARNDVSELERPRFYSHDGNDRTWSATADSGRLRHRPEVLVLRSNVLLTNDQAGATLETRVMTVDLRHKTAVSRVPVTIRQAGNLLQADGMEVDLRSETMHLQPNVESLYVPTGS; this is encoded by the coding sequence GTGATATCACGTAAACTGCAGGCCCTGACCGCGATTACCGTGACCCTGGTAGCCGGCTATTACTGGGGGGCCACCGGCGACCTCAACCCGGACCGGCGCCTGCTCGCAACACAGGAGGAGCTGGTGCAAAGCTATCTGGTTCACTCGCGCAGTTGGTCCTATGCCGAAGATGGGACTCTGTCCGAAGTCATGGAAGCGGACCGGGTGGAACACTTTGCCCGCAACGATGTCTCTGAACTGGAACGCCCGCGATTCTATTCCCACGACGGCAACGACCGCACCTGGTCGGCAACCGCTGACAGCGGCCGGCTCAGGCATCGGCCGGAGGTACTGGTGCTGAGAAGCAACGTGCTGCTGACCAACGATCAGGCGGGGGCCACTCTGGAAACACGTGTGATGACGGTCGACCTGCGCCACAAGACCGCGGTCTCCCGGGTACCGGTGACGATCCGGCAGGCGGGAAACCTGCTGCAGGCCGACGGCATGGAAGTCGACCTTCGCAGTGAAACCATGCACCTGCAACCCAATGTGGAGAGCCTATATGTCCCAACCGGCAGCTGA
- the ptsN gene encoding PTS IIA-like nitrogen regulatory protein PtsN, producing MQVLSQLLTPGRTLCRVPGTSKKRLFEILSGIISRDQPKLTETEVFGKLIARERLGSTGLGGGIAIPHCRIASCEEPLGALVTLADPIDFEAPDDAPVDLLFVLLVPEEAQQAHLDILARIARLFSQSDFCEQLRSSADDAELFTLATSWST from the coding sequence ATGCAAGTACTCTCCCAACTGCTCACCCCGGGACGCACGCTCTGCCGCGTCCCGGGAACCAGCAAGAAACGGCTGTTTGAAATTCTCTCCGGCATCATCTCCAGGGACCAGCCCAAGCTGACCGAAACCGAGGTCTTCGGCAAGCTGATAGCCCGCGAGCGGCTGGGCAGTACTGGCCTGGGGGGCGGTATCGCGATCCCCCACTGTCGTATCGCCAGCTGCGAGGAGCCGCTGGGAGCCCTGGTGACCCTGGCCGACCCCATCGATTTTGAGGCGCCCGACGACGCCCCGGTGGATCTGCTGTTCGTGTTGCTGGTGCCCGAGGAGGCGCAGCAGGCCCACCTCGACATACTCGCCCGCATCGCCCGGTTGTTCAGCCAGTCCGATTTTTGCGAACAGCTGCGCAGCAGCGCAGACGATGCCGAATTGTTCACCCTGGCTACCAGCTGGTCGACATGA
- the lptA gene encoding lipopolysaccharide transport periplasmic protein LptA, whose amino-acid sequence MSQPAAERRSVLAAALGRCLGAALLLWALAVSALPEDRQQSIRITADQALRDEKQGFTEYTGNVRMEQGSLRIEADKITIYHQAEAADRIVAEGSPARMQQQPEPDKGLIHARALVIEYYEAEERVQLNREARIEQEGSIVTGDRIDYLIAEQRVKADSGQNGSGSRVEVVIPARAVEGDDGEPGGTTPSE is encoded by the coding sequence ATGTCCCAACCGGCAGCTGAGCGGCGTTCTGTCCTGGCAGCTGCCCTGGGGCGCTGCCTCGGCGCGGCCCTGCTGTTGTGGGCACTGGCCGTGTCTGCCCTGCCCGAGGACCGGCAGCAATCGATCAGGATCACCGCGGACCAGGCGCTGCGGGATGAGAAGCAGGGGTTTACCGAGTATACCGGCAATGTCCGGATGGAACAGGGCAGCCTGCGCATAGAGGCCGACAAGATCACGATCTATCATCAGGCGGAGGCAGCAGACCGGATCGTGGCGGAGGGATCACCGGCGCGGATGCAACAGCAACCCGAGCCCGACAAGGGGTTGATCCATGCCCGCGCCCTGGTGATCGAGTACTACGAGGCAGAGGAGCGCGTCCAGTTGAACAGGGAGGCCCGCATCGAACAGGAGGGCTCCATCGTAACGGGTGATCGCATCGATTACCTGATCGCGGAGCAGCGGGTCAAGGCCGACTCGGGTCAAAACGGCAGTGGCAGCCGGGTCGAGGTCGTGATTCCCGCCCGGGCAGTGGAAGGCGACGACGGGGAGCCCGGTGGCACGACTCCAAGCGAATAA